From the Pseudodesulfovibrio alkaliphilus genome, one window contains:
- the hutX gene encoding heme utilization cystosolic carrier protein HutX, translating to MTAQSSLRQLIRERIAENPSTMTDALARELSISEAEVVRCLPDEMWTEAPTEEFQTIWKTMTGWERITFIARNPGAVVEVSGTLPDGSPGHGMFNLTDSSNPLRGHLMINRLGSILLVSKPFFKLESHSVQFFDTEGEPMFAVYVGRDEKRTLLPSVLEGFMALRDRYATQEAR from the coding sequence ATGACCGCACAATCCTCACTCAGGCAATTGATCCGCGAAAGGATCGCTGAAAACCCGAGCACCATGACAGACGCCCTGGCCCGCGAGCTGTCCATATCCGAGGCCGAGGTGGTCCGCTGCCTGCCGGACGAGATGTGGACAGAAGCCCCGACAGAAGAGTTCCAGACCATCTGGAAAACCATGACAGGCTGGGAACGGATCACTTTCATCGCCCGCAACCCAGGCGCCGTGGTGGAAGTGTCCGGGACCTTGCCCGACGGCAGCCCAGGCCACGGCATGTTCAACCTGACAGACAGCTCCAACCCGCTTCGGGGCCACTTGATGATCAACCGTCTTGGCTCCATCCTCCTGGTGTCCAAGCCTTTTTTCAAGCTGGAAAGCCACAGCGTCCAGTTCTTCGACACCGAGGGAGAGCCCATGTTCGCCGTATACGTCGGCCGGGACGAGAAGCGGACCTTGCTCCCCTCCGTGCTGGAAGGATTCATGGCCCTTCGTGACCGCTACGCGACGCAGGAGGCCCGGTGA